Proteins encoded in a region of the Elizabethkingia bruuniana genome:
- a CDS encoding TonB-dependent receptor has translation MKKSKMMAAILAMVVSGLTHAQETATEKKMLVKDVDDKYPIRDALIKFNRGESHTHSSADGSFVVGIKSYPDTLSISHNGYDEVKFVISGKEDKNNIVLLQHKPLQISEVAINHSSFLSAMTKVDLNKFPVNSAQDLLRKVPGLFIAQHAGGGKAEQLFLRGFDADHGTDVSVNVDGMPVNIVSHAHGQGYSDLHFVIPETVNNIDFGKGAYYIDRGDFNTAGYVDFKTFDHLNNSMIKLEGGSFNTKRIMGMFNIINDPTNRKNAYVAAEYNYTDGPFDVKQNFNRVNIFAKYNQWLTDNDYFNIQFSTFNSSWNASGQIPERAVDEGIIGRWGSIDPTEGGKTSRTNLQMNYKHIISSSEQIDAMAWYSRYNFNLYSDFTFYLKDKDHGDEIQQKDGRNVYGTEIKYTKTFSLSNGTMDWISGVGFRNDDIGTLQLNHVYHRDLLLGQLSDVTGTETNLHAYSGLVWKTGKWTINPGLRVDHFIFNMHNLLDYETLPSGQSTEATRVSPKLNFSYAASDKVMWFLKTGMGFHSNDMRVAVVQKGQKTLPYSIGGDLGVRLHPFKSLIITPTLWYLQLQQEFVYVGDDAVVEPSGKSRRYGFDLGIRYQPMANLYLNADINYSHARFVDEAKGEDYIPLAPIVTSTGSVNWDFLNGFSLGLQYRYLGGRPAVEDNSIKAKSYFVNDLVLSYNRAKWGANFQVSNLFNVKWNEAQFATETQLRNEPNPITDLTYTPGTPFGVKVGVYYKF, from the coding sequence ATGAAGAAATCGAAAATGATGGCTGCCATACTGGCAATGGTAGTCAGCGGACTAACCCATGCACAGGAAACGGCAACTGAAAAAAAGATGCTTGTAAAAGATGTAGACGATAAATATCCTATCAGAGATGCATTGATTAAGTTTAACAGAGGAGAAAGTCATACCCACTCCAGCGCAGACGGCTCTTTTGTGGTAGGAATAAAGTCTTATCCTGACACACTAAGTATAAGTCATAACGGATATGATGAAGTGAAGTTTGTAATCAGCGGAAAGGAAGATAAAAACAATATTGTCTTGCTTCAGCACAAGCCATTGCAGATTTCGGAAGTAGCCATTAATCATAGTTCTTTCCTTTCGGCCATGACAAAAGTAGACCTGAATAAATTTCCGGTTAACTCCGCTCAGGATTTGCTGCGTAAAGTTCCGGGATTATTTATTGCCCAGCATGCTGGTGGCGGAAAGGCAGAACAGTTGTTTTTAAGAGGTTTTGATGCGGATCATGGCACGGATGTGAGTGTGAATGTAGACGGAATGCCGGTAAACATCGTTTCTCACGCCCATGGACAGGGGTATTCGGATTTGCATTTTGTGATTCCGGAAACGGTGAATAATATAGACTTTGGTAAGGGAGCTTATTATATCGACAGAGGTGATTTTAATACAGCCGGGTATGTTGATTTTAAAACCTTTGACCATCTTAATAACAGCATGATAAAACTGGAAGGTGGCTCTTTTAATACCAAAAGGATTATGGGAATGTTCAACATTATTAATGATCCTACCAACCGCAAAAATGCATATGTAGCAGCAGAATATAACTATACAGACGGACCTTTTGATGTAAAGCAGAACTTTAACAGAGTTAATATTTTTGCAAAATACAATCAGTGGTTAACAGATAACGATTATTTCAATATTCAGTTTTCAACATTTAATTCTTCATGGAATGCATCCGGGCAAATTCCTGAGCGTGCAGTAGATGAAGGAATTATAGGACGCTGGGGGAGTATAGATCCTACTGAAGGTGGTAAAACATCCAGAACCAATCTTCAGATGAATTATAAGCATATTATTTCTTCTTCAGAACAGATTGATGCTATGGCCTGGTATTCCCGTTACAATTTCAATTTATACTCAGACTTTACATTCTACCTGAAAGATAAAGATCATGGTGATGAAATCCAGCAGAAAGACGGCAGAAATGTTTATGGTACTGAAATTAAGTATACCAAAACATTCAGCCTGTCAAACGGAACAATGGATTGGATTTCGGGAGTAGGTTTCCGTAACGATGATATAGGAACATTACAGCTAAATCATGTATATCACAGAGATTTGCTATTAGGTCAGTTATCTGATGTTACCGGTACAGAAACGAATCTGCACGCATATTCCGGGCTGGTATGGAAAACCGGAAAATGGACAATTAATCCTGGATTGAGAGTCGATCATTTTATTTTCAATATGCACAACTTACTGGATTATGAGACGCTGCCTTCCGGACAGTCTACGGAGGCAACAAGAGTAAGCCCGAAACTTAATTTCTCATACGCAGCAAGTGATAAAGTAATGTGGTTCCTAAAGACAGGTATGGGCTTTCACTCCAATGATATGAGGGTAGCTGTCGTACAAAAAGGTCAGAAAACTTTACCCTATTCTATAGGCGGAGATTTAGGGGTAAGATTGCATCCTTTCAAATCATTGATTATTACGCCTACGCTTTGGTATCTTCAGTTGCAACAGGAATTTGTGTATGTAGGTGATGATGCTGTAGTAGAACCTTCCGGAAAGTCCAGACGTTACGGATTCGATTTGGGTATCCGTTACCAGCCGATGGCTAATCTTTACCTGAATGCTGATATTAATTATTCTCATGCGAGATTTGTAGATGAAGCAAAAGGAGAAGATTATATACCGCTGGCTCCTATAGTAACAAGTACGGGATCTGTAAACTGGGATTTTCTTAATGGCTTTTCACTAGGACTTCAGTACAGATATTTAGGAGGCAGACCAGCAGTAGAAGATAACAGCATTAAAGCAAAATCTTATTTTGTAAATGATCTTGTGCTGTCCTATAACCGTGCGAAATGGGGTGCGAATTTTCAGGTTAGTAACCTGTTTAATGTAAAATGGAATGAAGCGCAGTTTGCTACAGAAACCCAACTGAGAAACGAACCTAATCCAATTACGGATCTTACCTATACTCCGGGGACACCCTTTGGCGTGAAAGTAGGAGTTTATTATAAATTTTAA
- a CDS encoding urease accessory protein UreD, whose product MDSSLSIIAGYKQGASYVKDLYVSLPFRVVSVGQRKNDNKLYQMVMSSSPGILDGDRYHLEISLEEGAALQLQSQSYQRLFNMEDKATQQLNITMQNNTSFAYVPHPVVPHEDSNFQSKANIRIGKNSQVIISEIITCGRKHYGEVFKLKRFQNLTEIYHEDKLVVKDNVLIQPDLIPINSIGNLEQYTHQGTLIFYSTKENTDRDRLIETVVELAEDKKEDLEIGVSAMEDNGFILRALGHGGESMYNFFLSVQDLLWELE is encoded by the coding sequence ATGGATAGTAGTTTAAGCATTATTGCAGGATACAAGCAGGGCGCTTCTTATGTGAAAGATCTCTATGTGTCACTTCCTTTTCGGGTAGTGTCGGTGGGGCAGCGTAAGAATGATAACAAGCTTTACCAAATGGTAATGTCCTCTTCACCCGGAATTCTGGATGGAGACCGTTACCATTTGGAAATCTCCCTGGAAGAGGGTGCAGCCTTGCAGCTTCAGTCGCAGTCCTATCAGAGACTTTTCAATATGGAAGATAAAGCGACCCAGCAGCTGAATATCACGATGCAGAATAATACCTCTTTCGCTTATGTACCTCATCCTGTCGTACCTCATGAGGATTCCAATTTCCAGAGCAAGGCTAATATCCGAATAGGTAAAAACAGTCAGGTTATTATCAGTGAAATTATTACCTGCGGGAGGAAGCATTACGGAGAAGTTTTCAAACTAAAGCGCTTCCAGAACCTTACCGAAATCTATCATGAAGATAAACTGGTTGTAAAGGATAATGTACTGATTCAGCCGGATCTTATTCCGATTAACAGTATTGGAAATCTGGAGCAGTATACCCATCAGGGAACACTGATCTTTTACAGTACAAAAGAAAATACGGACAGAGACAGACTGATAGAAACTGTTGTAGAACTTGCTGAAGACAAAAAAGAAGATTTGGAGATTGGAGTGTCGGCAATGGAAGACAACGGGTTTATCCTAAGAGCACTAGGCCATGGCGGAGAGTCGATGTATAATTTCTTTCTCAGCGTTCAGGACTTACTCTGGGAATTAGAATAA
- the ureC gene encoding urease subunit alpha, with the protein MSLNVDRKQYANILGPTTGDRIRLGDTEMIIEIEKDFTHYGDEAVFGGGKTVRDGMGQNVTNKRDEGVLDLCITGATIIDHWGIVKADIGIKDGKIVGIGKAGNPDTMDGVTPNLIIGASTEVHGGKGYIVTAGGIDTHIHYICPQQIETALYSGVTTMIGGGTGPNDGTNATTVTPGKFNIQKMLEAAEEYPMNLGFFGKGNCSAEDPIAEQVEAGALGVKIHEDWGATPATIDAALKVADKYDVQVAIHTDTLNEAGFLEDTMRAIDGRVIHTFHTEGAGGGHAPDIIKAAMYPNVLPASTNPTRPYTINTIDEHLDMLMVCHHLSKNIPEDVAFADSRIRPETIAAEDILHDMGVFSIMSSDSQAMGRVGEVITRTWQTASKMKDQRGQLEEDKNTESDNYRAKRYVAKYTINPAIAHGISEYVGSIEEGKLADLVIWKPALFGVKPEMIFKGGMVVASKMGDANASIPTPQPIIYKNMFGSHGRAKFGTCATFVSQASIENGSIAEYKLEKMILPVKNCRNISKADLIHNDKTPVIEVNPENYKVTVDGVHVTCEPAEKLPLTQLYYLF; encoded by the coding sequence ATGAGCTTAAACGTAGACAGAAAGCAATATGCTAATATATTAGGACCTACAACCGGAGACAGAATTCGTTTGGGGGACACAGAAATGATCATCGAGATCGAAAAAGATTTTACCCATTATGGAGATGAAGCCGTATTTGGCGGAGGTAAAACTGTGCGTGATGGTATGGGACAAAATGTTACCAATAAAAGAGATGAAGGTGTACTGGATCTCTGTATTACCGGAGCAACTATTATCGACCACTGGGGGATTGTAAAAGCCGATATCGGTATTAAAGATGGTAAAATCGTAGGTATTGGTAAAGCCGGAAATCCGGATACAATGGACGGTGTTACACCGAACTTAATTATCGGAGCTTCTACCGAAGTCCACGGTGGAAAAGGATATATTGTAACCGCGGGAGGTATTGATACACACATTCACTATATCTGCCCACAGCAAATAGAAACAGCTTTGTATAGTGGTGTTACAACAATGATTGGTGGCGGAACAGGTCCTAATGACGGAACCAATGCAACAACAGTTACTCCGGGGAAATTTAATATTCAGAAAATGCTTGAAGCAGCTGAGGAATATCCGATGAATTTAGGATTCTTTGGTAAAGGAAACTGCTCTGCAGAGGATCCGATTGCAGAACAGGTAGAAGCGGGTGCGTTAGGAGTGAAAATTCATGAAGATTGGGGTGCAACACCGGCAACTATAGATGCTGCACTTAAAGTAGCTGATAAATATGATGTACAGGTAGCAATCCACACTGATACGTTGAATGAAGCTGGTTTCCTTGAGGATACTATGAGAGCTATTGACGGAAGAGTTATCCACACTTTCCACACAGAAGGTGCAGGCGGCGGACACGCTCCGGATATTATAAAAGCAGCAATGTATCCTAATGTATTGCCGGCATCTACTAACCCAACACGTCCATATACCATTAATACAATTGATGAGCATTTGGATATGCTGATGGTTTGCCACCACCTGAGTAAAAACATTCCTGAAGATGTAGCATTCGCAGATTCACGTATACGTCCGGAAACTATTGCTGCGGAAGATATTCTGCACGATATGGGTGTATTCAGCATCATGAGTTCCGACTCTCAGGCAATGGGAAGAGTAGGTGAAGTAATCACCAGAACATGGCAGACGGCTAGCAAAATGAAGGATCAGAGAGGCCAGTTGGAGGAAGATAAAAATACGGAAAGCGACAACTACCGTGCGAAGCGTTATGTGGCAAAATACACGATTAACCCGGCAATTGCACATGGTATTTCAGAATATGTAGGATCTATTGAAGAAGGTAAATTAGCCGATTTAGTAATCTGGAAGCCTGCATTATTCGGTGTTAAACCGGAAATGATTTTCAAAGGCGGAATGGTGGTTGCAAGCAAGATGGGAGATGCTAATGCTTCTATCCCGACACCTCAACCAATTATTTATAAAAATATGTTTGGGTCCCACGGTCGTGCAAAATTTGGTACTTGTGCAACTTTTGTATCTCAGGCTTCTATTGAAAACGGATCTATCGCTGAATATAAATTAGAGAAAATGATTCTTCCGGTGAAGAACTGCCGTAATATTTCCAAGGCAGATCTTATCCATAATGATAAGACTCCGGTTATTGAAGTAAACCCTGAAAACTATAAAGTAACAGTAGACGGTGTGCATGTAACCTGCGAACCGGCAGAAAAACTTCCTTTAACACAGTTGTATTACCTGTTCTAA
- a CDS encoding urea transporter, protein MDKLFAKIPFVDNVLKGVGQIMLQENRWTGLLFLVGLFLGSWQCGVAAILATTAGTFTAMKLNYDKSQINAGLYGFSAALVGVALAFIFQTTILIWVLIILGGTLAAIIQHFFIQKKIPVFTFPFIIITWALVFLLHQFTHIQPSDLITAEAVHTDYDDFLTCTNGFGEVIFQGGVLSGIIFFVAVFISSPVAALYGLTASILGAGLSQLNGEPIQEVHMGLFGFNAVLSAIVFSGVKKTDGLWVLIAVVLTVVIDDILVDNNLLSAVGGVFTFPFVIGTWITLLIQKLFIKKVQ, encoded by the coding sequence ATGGATAAACTTTTTGCAAAAATTCCTTTTGTAGACAATGTATTAAAAGGAGTAGGGCAGATTATGCTTCAGGAGAACCGCTGGACAGGACTTCTGTTTCTTGTTGGACTTTTTCTTGGGAGCTGGCAATGTGGCGTTGCTGCTATTCTGGCAACGACAGCCGGTACATTCACTGCCATGAAATTAAACTATGATAAATCACAGATTAATGCCGGATTATATGGTTTTAGTGCTGCTTTAGTAGGTGTTGCATTGGCCTTTATATTTCAGACAACGATCCTTATATGGGTTCTGATTATATTGGGAGGTACGTTAGCTGCCATTATCCAGCATTTCTTTATTCAGAAAAAAATCCCGGTATTCACATTTCCATTTATTATCATTACGTGGGCACTGGTATTCCTATTACATCAGTTTACCCATATTCAGCCATCGGATCTGATTACTGCAGAAGCTGTACATACAGATTACGATGACTTTTTAACCTGTACCAATGGTTTCGGGGAAGTGATTTTTCAAGGGGGGGTACTTTCCGGTATTATTTTCTTTGTAGCTGTATTTATCAGTTCACCTGTTGCTGCCTTATACGGACTTACAGCTTCTATTTTGGGTGCCGGATTGTCACAGCTGAACGGAGAGCCTATTCAGGAAGTGCACATGGGTTTATTTGGTTTTAACGCAGTTCTTTCTGCAATTGTTTTTTCCGGTGTTAAAAAAACAGACGGATTATGGGTGCTGATTGCTGTGGTACTAACCGTAGTTATCGACGATATCCTTGTAGATAATAATTTGCTTAGTGCTGTAGGCGGGGTATTTACATTCCCTTTTGTAATTGGTACGTGGATAACTTTACTTATCCAAAAGCTATTTATAAAGAAGGTTCAGTAA
- a CDS encoding helix-turn-helix domain-containing protein: MEVLSSFQYKKQFLPNITEKILENNADIQLYRIEDYLKGILMPVIPYRTTFNFMIFVTNGRIKQYLDTTEYVAEKGEVIFIKQGTITATIELSDDIEGFFLAYENSILSEQELPKHKTSIFFMTPFLHLDNLTYTTITQLLVILEQELLLNNLDVNDVTVTMLHLILVKMLSSDSGSHHKMATRPMELSLQFRDLLFKHHITEKRVVFYANKLSVTENYLNKCIKSVTRKSPKQWINEIDINYGKALLYSTRDIAEIAYELNFQTASHFTQLFKKITGITPKEYRTLFLKDRAAID; encoded by the coding sequence ATGGAAGTATTATCTAGTTTTCAGTATAAAAAGCAGTTTCTTCCGAATATTACGGAAAAAATTCTGGAAAACAATGCTGATATCCAGCTTTACAGAATTGAAGACTATCTGAAAGGAATTCTCATGCCGGTTATACCTTACCGTACGACATTCAATTTTATGATATTCGTTACCAATGGCCGCATCAAGCAATATCTGGATACAACCGAATATGTAGCAGAAAAGGGAGAGGTTATCTTTATAAAACAGGGAACTATTACCGCAACTATAGAGCTTTCCGATGATATTGAAGGTTTTTTTCTGGCTTATGAAAACAGTATCCTTTCCGAGCAGGAACTGCCCAAACATAAGACCAGTATATTCTTTATGACACCGTTTCTGCATCTGGATAATCTTACCTATACTACTATTACCCAGCTTCTGGTTATTCTGGAGCAGGAGCTTTTGCTTAATAATCTGGATGTAAATGATGTTACCGTAACCATGCTTCACCTTATTCTGGTAAAAATGCTAAGCTCAGATTCCGGCAGCCATCACAAAATGGCGACAAGACCCATGGAACTATCACTCCAGTTCCGGGACTTACTGTTCAAGCATCATATTACCGAAAAGCGTGTTGTATTTTATGCCAATAAGCTTTCTGTTACCGAAAATTATCTGAATAAATGCATTAAAAGCGTTACCCGAAAGTCGCCGAAACAATGGATTAATGAAATTGATATTAACTACGGAAAAGCATTGCTATATTCTACAAGAGATATTGCGGAAATAGCCTATGAGCTTAATTTTCAAACAGCCTCACATTTTACCCAGCTTTTTAAAAAAATCACAGGAATCACACCTAAAGAGTACAGAACATTGTTTCTGAAGGACAGAGCTGCTATAGATTGA
- a CDS encoding urease accessory protein UreF produces the protein MNNKNLSYLASLLHIADPTLPIGGYTHSNGLETYVQNRIVHNVTTAREFVENMLKYNLKYNDGAFVKLAYEATQKEDLDALLQLDQECNALKCPKEIRQASQKLGLRLIKIFKRKKQSSFMEAYEEAIRNRKATSHYSLVFGIYTCLLDIPLYEALFGFYYTSVAGMITNAVKLVPLGQLDGQDILFDLYPVIDKTVQETIELERDYVGLCNTSFDIRCMQHERLYSRLYMS, from the coding sequence ATGAATAATAAGAATCTTAGCTACTTAGCCAGCTTACTGCATATTGCGGATCCTACATTGCCCATCGGTGGTTATACCCATTCCAACGGGCTGGAAACTTATGTGCAAAACAGAATTGTGCATAACGTGACAACAGCACGGGAGTTTGTGGAAAACATGCTGAAATATAATCTGAAGTACAATGACGGAGCATTTGTAAAACTGGCTTATGAAGCAACACAGAAAGAAGATCTGGATGCTTTACTGCAGTTGGATCAGGAGTGTAATGCATTGAAGTGTCCTAAAGAAATTCGTCAGGCAAGCCAAAAACTGGGATTACGCCTTATTAAAATTTTCAAGAGAAAAAAGCAGTCTTCTTTTATGGAAGCTTATGAAGAAGCAATCCGAAATCGTAAGGCAACTTCACACTATAGTTTAGTATTCGGAATTTATACCTGTCTTTTGGATATTCCTCTATATGAAGCTCTTTTCGGGTTTTATTATACTTCTGTTGCGGGGATGATTACCAATGCCGTGAAGCTGGTTCCGTTGGGTCAGTTAGACGGTCAGGATATACTATTCGACCTTTATCCCGTAATAGACAAAACGGTTCAGGAAACTATAGAACTGGAAAGAGACTATGTCGGGCTTTGCAATACTTCATTCGATATCAGATGTATGCAGCACGAAAGGCTTTATTCCAGACTTTATATGTCTTAA
- the ureG gene encoding urease accessory protein UreG, with amino-acid sequence MENRKYIKVGVAGPVGSGKTALLERLSRKLYGTYDLGVITNDIYTKEDAEFMAKNSLLPNDRIIGVETGGCPHTAIREDASMNLEAVDELAARFPDIELVLIESGGDNLSATFSPDLADVTIFIIDVAEGEKIPRKGGPGITRSDLLIINKIDLAPHVGASLEVMERDARRMRNGNPFVFTNLKTDEGLDKVIGWIKKYALLEECEEPNLVR; translated from the coding sequence ATGGAAAACAGAAAATATATCAAAGTAGGAGTTGCAGGACCTGTGGGTTCTGGTAAAACTGCTTTATTAGAACGTTTAAGTAGAAAATTATATGGTACTTATGATCTTGGTGTAATTACCAATGATATCTATACCAAAGAAGATGCGGAATTTATGGCTAAAAACAGCCTTCTTCCTAATGACAGGATTATTGGTGTGGAAACCGGAGGCTGTCCGCATACCGCGATCCGTGAGGATGCAAGTATGAATCTGGAAGCTGTAGATGAATTGGCAGCACGTTTTCCGGATATCGAACTGGTACTGATTGAAAGTGGAGGTGATAACCTTTCAGCTACCTTTAGTCCGGATCTTGCGGATGTTACAATCTTTATTATTGACGTAGCAGAAGGAGAAAAAATTCCGAGAAAAGGAGGCCCTGGTATTACAAGATCCGATTTGTTAATCATCAACAAAATAGACCTTGCTCCGCATGTAGGTGCAAGCCTTGAAGTAATGGAAAGAGATGCCAGAAGAATGAGAAATGGAAATCCTTTCGTATTTACAAATCTGAAAACAGATGAAGGTTTGGATAAAGTAATCGGCTGGATAAAAAAATATGCGTTACTGGAAGAGTGCGAAGAACCGAACCTGGTAAGATAA
- a CDS encoding DUF4241 domain-containing protein: MNFTPTQEWLYNYDEKKILLSPVSDFNEYFTQDEISNKKLYHLDMGEIVIPTGNIMVRDPLVYLHQEELPYFIKVPTGKFPLTTLVVEVDEGHHRYVATRVKFTDNKAVSYTEALIGNEDMNSLNSGEYFGFNVDAGLATIVDTETRDLYCSFVDQWEKENPEGNIYDNFFAQEFKNSYEKNPEFQRTDGDWINFKIPGTDLSIPMIQTGFGDGVYPAYFGYDESGNICELVVQYIAIEMAFGDEDE, translated from the coding sequence ATGAATTTTACACCAACTCAGGAATGGCTATACAACTACGACGAAAAAAAAATATTACTATCCCCCGTTAGTGACTTCAATGAGTATTTCACTCAGGATGAGATCAGTAATAAAAAACTATATCATTTGGATATGGGAGAAATAGTTATTCCTACCGGCAATATTATGGTAAGAGATCCTTTGGTATACTTACATCAGGAAGAACTTCCATACTTTATTAAAGTACCAACGGGAAAATTTCCTTTAACCACTTTGGTGGTTGAGGTAGACGAAGGACACCACAGATATGTTGCCACACGGGTAAAATTCACAGATAACAAAGCTGTTTCCTACACAGAAGCTTTAATTGGTAATGAAGATATGAACAGCCTTAATTCGGGAGAATATTTTGGATTCAATGTCGATGCCGGTCTTGCCACAATTGTGGATACGGAGACCAGGGATCTTTATTGCAGCTTTGTGGATCAGTGGGAAAAAGAAAATCCTGAAGGTAATATCTACGACAATTTCTTCGCACAGGAATTTAAAAACAGCTATGAAAAGAACCCTGAATTCCAGAGAACAGATGGCGACTGGATCAATTTCAAAATCCCGGGTACTGATCTTAGTATTCCTATGATACAAACAGGCTTCGGAGATGGCGTTTATCCTGCATACTTTGGCTATGACGAAAGCGGAAATATCTGCGAACTGGTTGTTCAGTATATTGCTATCGAAATGGCTTTTGGTGATGAAGATGAATGA
- the ureE gene encoding urease accessory protein UreE gives MIINECIGNIKDISVAGKTIDYLDLEWFETTKRIQRKKTRQGVDVAIKFLREGQRLREGDILHEDGEKAIVVNVLETEAIVITPTSMLEMGTVCYEIGNKHIPLFIQEDKVLLPFEMPMYRWLEASNFRPERQTVKLLNLLKSNVEPHGHGSIGSSLFTKILKMAAPKDE, from the coding sequence ATGATAATTAATGAATGTATAGGAAATATTAAAGATATTTCTGTTGCCGGTAAAACAATTGACTATCTGGATCTGGAATGGTTTGAAACCACTAAAAGGATTCAGCGCAAAAAAACCAGACAAGGAGTTGATGTTGCCATCAAATTCCTTCGGGAAGGACAAAGGCTTCGTGAAGGAGATATCTTGCATGAAGATGGAGAGAAGGCAATCGTAGTGAATGTACTGGAAACAGAGGCAATCGTTATTACGCCTACATCTATGCTGGAAATGGGTACAGTATGCTATGAAATTGGTAACAAGCATATCCCGTTATTTATCCAGGAAGATAAAGTGCTACTACCTTTCGAAATGCCTATGTACAGATGGCTTGAAGCAAGTAATTTCCGTCCGGAGAGACAGACCGTAAAATTACTGAACCTTCTGAAATCTAATGTAGAGCCACACGGACATGGCAGTATAGGATCTTCCTTATTTACTAAAATTTTAAAAATGGCAGCTCCAAAAGATGAATAA